A section of the Etheostoma cragini isolate CJK2018 chromosome 12, CSU_Ecrag_1.0, whole genome shotgun sequence genome encodes:
- the LOC117954149 gene encoding lactose-binding lectin l-2-like, which translates to MPFNSADQKLRRLRDSVTNMLPFLFLLGLTLGAVSPSDGNPVKLVRGNCPMFWFSFNGRCYKYVSTRLSWADAELYCVSQRSNLVSIHSLEEDNFIKALITNFDHSQGFTWIGFSDTHKEGSWMWSDGCRVDFVNWDRGQPDHVGGPEHCAHNNYERNLKWNDHHCSLTFPSVCASHTICR; encoded by the coding sequence ATGCCTTTTAACAGTGCAGATCAGAAACTCCGAAGACTCAGAGACTCTGTCACCAACATGCTCCCGTTCCTCTTCTTGTTGGGTCTGACTCTGGGTGCTGTGTCTCCTTCAGACGGCAATCCTGTGAAGCTAGTGCGTGGCAACTGTCCCATGTTCTGGTTCAGTTTCAACGGACGCTGCTACAAGTACGTCTCCACACGTTTGAGCTGGGCTGATGCAGAGCTCTACTGTGTGTCACAGAGAAGCAACCTGGTGTCCATCCACAGTCTGGAAGAAGATAATTTCATCAAAGCCCTGATCACGAATTTTGACCATTCTCAGGGATTTACCTGGATTGGATTCAGCGACACCCACAAAGAAGGTAGTTGGATGTGGTCCGATGGTTGCAGAGTGGACTTTGTCAATTGGGATAGAGGACAGCCAGATCACGTGGGAGGACCTGAACACTGTGCTCACAACAACTATGAAAGAAATTTGAAATGGAATGACCATCATTGTTCTCTTACTTTTCCCTCCGTTTGTGCATCTCATACTATCTGTCGTTAG